The Pseudomonas azadiae genome includes a window with the following:
- the nuoE gene encoding NADH-quinone oxidoreductase subunit NuoE encodes MNSTLIQTDRFTLSETERSAIEHELHHYEDPRAASIEALKIVQKERGWVPDGALYAIGEILGIPASDVEGVATFYSQIFRQPVGRHIIRVCDSMVCYIGGHESVVSEIQAKLGIGLGQTTADGRFTLLPVCCLGNCDKAPALMIDDDTFGDVQPAGVTQLLEGYP; translated from the coding sequence ATGAACAGCACGCTTATCCAGACAGACCGTTTCACCTTGAGTGAAACCGAGCGCTCGGCCATCGAGCACGAGCTGCATCACTACGAAGACCCGCGCGCGGCGTCGATCGAAGCCTTGAAGATCGTCCAGAAGGAACGTGGCTGGGTGCCCGACGGCGCCCTCTACGCCATCGGCGAGATCCTCGGCATCCCCGCCAGCGACGTTGAAGGCGTGGCAACGTTCTACAGCCAGATCTTCCGCCAGCCGGTGGGCCGCCACATCATTCGCGTGTGCGACAGCATGGTCTGCTACATCGGTGGCCACGAGTCCGTGGTCAGCGAAATCCAGGCCAAGCTCGGCATCGGCCTGGGCCAGACCACCGCAGACGGCCGCTTCACGCTGCTGCCGGTGTGCTGCCTGGGCAACTGCGACAAGGCGCCGGCGTTGATGATCGACGACGACACATTCGGTGACGTGCAGCCTGCTGGCGTGACCCAATTGCTCGAGGGCTACCCATGA
- the nuoF gene encoding NADH-quinone oxidoreductase subunit NuoF — protein MTLTSFGPANLIKRSAETHPLTWRLRDDAEPVWLDEYQAKNGYAAARKAFADMAQDDIVQTVKDAGLKGRGGAGFPTGVKWGLMPKDESINIRYLLCNADEMEPNTWKDRMLMEQLPHLLIEGMLISARALKTYRGYIFLRGEYTTAAKHLNRAVAEAKAAGLLGKNILGSGFDFELFVHTGAGRYICGEETALINSLEGRRANPRSKPPFPAAVGVWGKPTCVNNVETLCNVPAIIADGVDWYKSLARAGSEDMGTKLMGFSGKVKNPGLWELPFGVTARELFEDYAGGMRDGYTLKAWQPGGAGTGFLLPEHLDAQMYAGGIGKVGTRMGTGLAMAVDNTVNMVSLLRNMEQFFARESCGFCTPCRDGLPWSVKLLMALENGEGREGDIETLLGLVNFLGPGKTFCAHAPGAVEPLGSAIKYFRPEFEAGIAPTRAGELTQVVTPTMVGA, from the coding sequence ATGACCCTGACATCTTTCGGCCCGGCCAACCTGATCAAGCGTTCGGCCGAAACTCACCCGCTGACCTGGCGCCTGCGTGACGACGCCGAGCCCGTGTGGCTCGACGAATACCAGGCCAAGAACGGTTACGCGGCGGCGCGCAAAGCCTTCGCCGACATGGCCCAGGACGACATCGTCCAGACGGTGAAAGACGCCGGCCTCAAAGGCCGCGGCGGTGCAGGCTTCCCCACGGGCGTGAAGTGGGGCCTGATGCCCAAGGACGAATCCATCAACATCCGTTACCTTTTGTGCAACGCGGATGAAATGGAGCCCAACACCTGGAAAGACCGCATGCTGATGGAGCAACTGCCCCATCTGCTGATCGAAGGCATGCTGATCAGCGCACGCGCGCTGAAGACCTACCGGGGCTACATCTTCCTGCGCGGCGAATACACCACCGCCGCCAAGCACCTCAACCGTGCCGTGGCCGAAGCCAAGGCAGCGGGCCTGCTGGGCAAGAACATCCTCGGTTCGGGTTTCGACTTCGAACTGTTCGTGCACACCGGCGCCGGGCGTTATATCTGCGGTGAAGAAACCGCCCTGATCAACTCCCTCGAAGGCCGTCGCGCCAACCCACGCTCCAAGCCGCCCTTCCCGGCCGCCGTGGGCGTGTGGGGCAAGCCGACCTGCGTGAACAACGTCGAGACCCTGTGCAACGTGCCGGCGATCATTGCCGACGGCGTCGACTGGTACAAATCGTTGGCCCGCGCCGGCAGTGAAGACATGGGCACCAAGCTCATGGGCTTCTCCGGCAAGGTCAAGAACCCCGGCCTGTGGGAACTGCCGTTCGGCGTGACCGCACGCGAGCTGTTCGAGGACTACGCCGGCGGCATGCGCGACGGCTACACCTTGAAAGCCTGGCAGCCAGGCGGCGCCGGCACCGGTTTCCTGTTGCCCGAGCACCTGGACGCGCAAATGTATGCTGGCGGCATCGGCAAGGTGGGCACCCGCATGGGTACCGGCCTGGCAATGGCGGTGGACAACACGGTGAACATGGTCTCGTTGCTGCGCAACATGGAGCAGTTCTTTGCCCGTGAGTCCTGCGGCTTCTGCACCCCATGCCGCGACGGCCTGCCGTGGAGCGTCAAGCTGTTGATGGCGCTGGAAAACGGCGAAGGCCGCGAGGGTGACATCGAAACCCTGCTGGGCCTGGTCAACTTCCTCGGCCCTGGCAAGACCTTCTGTGCTCACGCACCGGGCGCCGTGGAGCCACTGGGCAGCGCAATCAAATACTTCCGCCCTGAATTCGAGGCCGGCATCGCGCCTACCCGCGCGGGCGAGCTCACTCAGGTGGTAACGCCGACCATGGTCGGCGCGTAA